From Bombus vancouverensis nearcticus chromosome 15, iyBomVanc1_principal, whole genome shotgun sequence, the proteins below share one genomic window:
- the LOC117157136 gene encoding uncharacterized protein LOC117157136 isoform X2, with protein sequence MSGSDGEGGQCNGTIESNVVAMDDVLVKKHTDDTLCDGCVTVEDDFTRQGSKRTINYTEDAVSSPVVADSIPVADSIPVADSVPVASVTLDESVVDEFIKGARVSHSMELNAMQTRPESLVESPSTAVNIDNPFRGKEMCSCDVCKAKRELLREELHKAMKFQNLWAELRQHIRGSFNVALEASCFLGGLEFQQTPFSADDTHKIVLQLCKRNPHQLFMRLVSLAQEFVVEIKVRLLNLLQHLSVNNLPEIFLIGLLDDYDALITTAVKISEFVKLLKDHLGKFNYKFPLPWAAFIKKLYQIYIYDDPFIQNSLSPFIGQLKKVLPLKSSEYQRLFHRYLWFEKEMTVIRDLWAETESWMDKYNAEQACRMTHLRQVREVFTATRKLMEPRMLNKWTDVENELHEANGQLSTITSQEKVGVSEVDSRPLSPTPDLSLDSPIMPPSIEILQILLDDWSKVVKSLRQKLSDVTDAQPTTDIYTNGQEDFFDYACATCHLVQSAMRSVRAHIEGTCLENNIEEEKSCECHMCIGPAISSSINKSDTENILLPLENPFPQLTNGFLEDTANFSATQVKKKIEDLEIKEIKSDGNEIRNENEDVDLRAPDPQLCSCVYQHVKEITERKVVLENPPCLCLLNSKRKIWDTCPCLTKSVPEPVALNDHPKPPSPSIVKANQEPNKPAVKTGSTQSAQTQTRHSTTQTPNTAHNHTTHQVSSGDGDCSDSGSSQEDSCSTSSSAQRDSSRHCDCCYCEVFGHGVPSVAPVSRNYNEMRERLRQLLTKKKARKCKSTCSPSKSPSESVVSDTSTETKAATNAAPRLNTPISTVPAIQVDQRDQRDLEELLEFIEGNQNGKKDNNKKAEKKARQKQRKLEEKLKRDRQEAEKLKLIELQKKTPEVTITVVDPQKPVPQRLLPQCNLPEVSILPTSPPVTLPTVKQLSNKKKDKQEVCSNSSNTSSSSCSSSSSSTSSINSKTKTAPVNTNVKNKSISKAEKLMISGQVNNKAAIKSDKAEVSNKSNKIQTNNSNSTNVKNNAMDKSLTVDLDDKNLTKKERKKLKKKMKKMEEVKAKEETKKPVQTETQPQIVTIKRVMESNSAEPTVTITLKGQTPAEDKVLFTLVNGQTKEVTGLKLENEQSQNVYGKKKKTKANNNNNNNNNTSNNNNNSLQQGNKQQQTNNSKQQTQNKICDSKNNMKQQSNNEKSKGKQVDEKKIQQQNITEIKTKSKKDKKNIENKENVLQQNVVNKNKNQSQNVSGKKQNKVNTPPQTPVSQKPSQNFNINIDNKKAKIQSQERNGQLSSNKSSKNTSASITIKQMKGDNQKIQSKLINQTTIKQRQELHSASTERINSPLSSQFKDIGANSKINIENLKLPPGITITKVDAPAKPLPIRSAPLPKPVNPPKQTTIIAAPMSGVQSSYASSQAGGNVIVVDTGKLKQDLLPKPAEKDVAKETQQSQSTTNKKKKKKNKNGLNSSNTSHQPTMQNNDPFVNDHVDEPARILHNPSTNMVTIRNPAFGPMKVPPTQQAAIIKVSENGMVTIRSPALQQAINAGLTSPPKPDYIVKGDLSSKTSMENSSLKHTNGIIPSSLAELRSRLTPDCTTLSGLANIQISKVTNGQPIPENGINLKGTSVTLTKVRTEPCMEDVQCAKTAVREAINASIAASSSGKSKKKKKRGTGTRQCGDDWNLVESVFTPKDIDLEDGEMDDAERELEAFKRFCLQSVPPPRKEKVNLNIKDIVLKKKSSSSSSSSAAAAVIAAN encoded by the exons ATGAGCGGCAGCGACGGCGAGGGCGGTCAGTGCAACGGGACGATAGAAAGCAACGTAGTAGCGATGGATGACGTTCTTGTTAAGAAACACACTGACGACACTCTCTGCGATGGATGTGTTACCGTCGAAGACGATTTCACGCGACAGGGAAGCAAACGGACTATTAATTACACAGAGGATGCTGTTAGCTCTCCCGTTGTTGCGGACTCGATCCCTGTCGCGGACTCGATCCCAGTCGCGGACTCGGTTCCTGTCGCG AGCGTGACACTTGACGAAAGCGTAGTGGATGAGTTTATCAAGGGCGCGAGGGTTTCCCATAGCATGGAACTGAATGCGATGCAAACGAGGCCTGAGTCGCTTGTCGAAAGTCCAAGTACCGCTGTGAACATAGACAACCCTTTCAGGGGTAAGGAAATGTGTTCATGCGATGTATGCAAAGCAAAAAG AGAACTACTTAGAGAGGAGTTACATAAAGCGATGAAGTTCCAAAATTTATGGGCAGAGTTACGTCAACATATAAGGGGTTCCTTTAATGTTGCCTTAGAAGCTTCTTGTTTCCTTGGAGGTTTAGAGTTTCAACAAACTCCATTTTCAGCGGATGATACGCACAAGATCGTTTTGCA ACTGTGTAAAAGGAATCCTCATCAATTATTTATGAGACTAGTAAGCCTGGCACAGGAGTTTGTTGTAGAAATAAAAGTTCGATTATTAAATCTTTTACAACATCTTAGTGTAAATAATTTACCAGAAATTTTTCTTATag GCCTTTTAGATGATTATGATGCATTAATAACAACAGCTGTGAAAATTTCTGAATTTGTAAAACTTTTAAAAGATCATTTGGGCAAGTTCAATTATAAATTTCCTTTACCATGGGCTgcttttattaagaaattgtaTCAGATTTATATATATGATGATCCATTTATACAAAACAGTTTGTCACCTTTTATTGGCCAG TTAAAGAAAGTTTTGCCCTTAAAAAGCTCGGAATACCAGCGTCTTTTCCATCGGTATTTATGGTTTGAGAAAGAAATGACAGTAATTAGAGATCTATGGGCAGAAACTGAATCGTGGATGGACAAGTACAA TGCAGAACAAGCATGTCGAATGACCCATCTTAGGCAAGTAAGGGAAGTGTTCACAGCAACTAGGAAACTTATGGAACCGCGTATGTTAAATAAATGGACCGACGTTGAAAA TGAATTGCATGAAGCGAATGGCCAACTTTCGACGATTACTTCACAAGAAAAAGTTGGCGTATCAGAGGTGGATAGCAGGCCTTTAAGTCCTACACCGGATTTAAGTTTGGATTCACCCATTATGCCTCCAAGTATCgagatattacaaattttattggaTGACTGGAGCAAGGTTGTAAAGTCTTTACGTCAGAAATTATCTGATGTAACAGACGCACAACCGACCACGGACATTTATACTAATGGGCAGGAAGATTTCTTTGATTATGCTTGCGCAACTTGCCATTTAGTACAGTCTGCAATGAGATCAGTCAG GGCTCATATTGAAGGAACTtgtttagaaaataatatagaagaagaaaaaagctgTGAATGTCATATGTGTATAGGACCTGCGATATCTTCTAGT ATTAATAAAAGTGACACAGAAAATATACTATTACCATTAGAAAATCCTTTTCCACAACTTACAAATGGATTCTTAG AAGATACAGCTAATTTTTCGGCAACGcaagtaaagaaaaaaatagaggacctggagataaaagaaataaagagcGACGGCAATGAaataagaaacgaaaatgaagaTGTTGATTTAAGGGCGCCCGATCCACAACTTTGTTCATGTGTATATCAGCACGTGAAAGAAATAACAGAGAGAAAAGTGGTGCTAGAAAATCCACCTTGTTTGTGTTTACTAAACTCCAAGCGGAAGATATGGGACACTTGTCCATGCCTAACAAAAT ctGTACCTGAACCAGTTGCACTGAATGATCATCCAAAGCCACCGTCGCCTTCTATCGTGAAGGCTAATCAGGAACCAAATAAACCTGCAGTAAAAACTGGTTCTACGCAGTCTGCTCAAACACAGACGAGACATTCTACAACGCAGACACCGAACACCGCTCACAATCATACAACGCATCAGG TAAGTTCCGGAGATGGGGATTGTTCGGATTCCGGGAGTAGTCAGGAAGACTCTTGTTCTACCAGCAGTTCCGCGCAAAGGGATTCCAGTAGACATTGCGACTGTTGTTATTGCGAAGTATTTGGCCATGGAGTT CCTTCGGTAGCACCAGTTAGTAGAAATTATAATGAAATGAGAGAACGGTTACGGCAATTACTAACCAAGAAAAAAGCTAGGAAGTGTAAATCAACGTGTAGCCCTTCAAAAAGTCCCTCAGAATCGGTGGTATCTGATACAAGTACAGAAACGAAGGCAGCGACAAATGCAGCCCCGAGATTGAATACTCCAATTTCGACTGTTCCTGCGATACAAGTGGATCAACGAGATCAAAGAGATCTGGAAGAGTTGCTTGAGTTCATTGAGGGCAATCAGAATGGAaagaaagataataataaaaaagccGAGAAAAAAGCTAGGCAGAAGCAACGTAAG CTGGAAGAAAAGCTTAAAAGAGATAGGCAAGAAGCAGAAAAATTGAAACTGATAGAGCTACAAAAAAAGACACCGGAAGTAACGATCACCGTCGTAGACCCGCAAAAACCTGTTCCACAAAGATTATTACCTCAGTGTAACCTACCCGAAGTATCTATTTTACCTACGTCACCCCCAGTAACATTGCCGACTGTAAAGCaattaagtaataaaaagaaagacaaaCAAGAAGTCTGTAGCAATAGTAGTAACACTAGTAGCAGTAGCTGTagcagcagtagtagtagtaccAGTAGTATAAATAGCAAAACGAAGACTGCACCTGTGAATACCAATGTAAAGAACAAAAGTATTAGTAAAGCGGAGAAATTGATGATCTCTGGTCAGGTGAACAATAAAGCGGCGATCAAAAGCGATAAAGCTGAAGTTAGCAATAAAAGTAACAAAATACAGACAAACAATAGCAATAGCACAAATGTGAAAAATAACGCAATGGACAAATCACTGACTGTCGACTTGGATGATAAAAACTtgacgaagaaagaaaggaaaaaattgaaaaagaaaatgaaaaaaatggaGGAGGTGAAGGCaaaagaggagacaaagaaaccGGTTCAGACGGAGACTCAACCGCAGATCGTAACAATTAAGAGAGTCATGGAGTCTAATAGCGCGGAACCGACAGTCACGATCACGTTGAAAGGTCAAACACCGGCTGAAGATAAAGTTCTATTCACTTTGGTGAATGGTCAGACGAAAGAAGTAACTGGCTTGAAACTGGAGAACGAACAAAGTCAGAACGTCTacgggaagaaaaagaaaaccaaagcaaataataataataacaacaataataatactagtaataataacaataattcgtTGCAACAGGGAAACAAGCAGCAGCAAACGAACAATTCGAAACAGCAAACGCAGAATAAAATTTGTGACAGCAAGAACAATATGAAACAACAGTCGAACAATGAAAAGAGCAAAGGGAAGCAAGTAGACGAGAAAAAGATTCAACAGCAGAATATTACTGAAATAAAAACGAAGTCTAAGaaagataagaaaaatatagaaaacaagGAGAATGTGCTGCAACAGAACGTCGTAAATAAGAATAAGAATCAATCACAGAACGTAAGTGGAAAGAAACAGAATAAAGTTAATACCCCACCTCAAACTCCAGTTTCGCAAAAGCCATCACAGAACTTCAATATCAATATTGACAACAAAAAAGCGAAGATACAGTCACAAGAGAGAAATGGGCAATTGAGTTCCAATAAAAGCAGTAAGAACACATCTGCTAGTATTACTATTAAACAAATGAAAGGCGACAACCAAAAAATTCaaagtaaattaataaatcagACGACGATTAAACAACGACAGGAATTGCATTCGGCATCCACGGAAAGAATTAATTCGCCATTGAGCAGTCAGTTCAAAGATATTGGCGCAAATTCGAAGATTAACATAGAGAATTTAAAACTGCCACCCGGTATTACGATAACTAAAGTTGACGCTCCTGCGAAACCCTTGCCAATCAGATCAGCGCCACTGCCTAAACCAGTAAATCCGCCTAAGCAAACTACGATAATTGCAGCACCGATGAGCGGCGTTCAATCAAGTTACGCGAGTTCTCAGGCGGGTGGTAATGTAATAGTAGTGGACACTGGAAAATTGAAGCAGGATCTATTACCTAAACCGGCAGAAAAAG ATGTTGCTAAAGAAACGCAACAAAGTCAGAGCACTAccaacaagaagaagaaaaagaagaataaaaacgGATTAAATTCTAGCAACACGTCACATCAACCAACAATGCAAAATAATGATCCTTTCGTGAACGATCATGTTGATGAGCCTGCCAGAATACTTCACAACCCAAGTACCAATATGGTAACCATAAGGAACCCGGCGTTTGGTCCGATGAAGGTGCCACCTACCCAACAGGCGGCAATCATAAAAGTATCAGAGAATGGTATGGTCACCATTAGGAGTCCTGCGTTGCAACAGGCGATCAACGCAGGCCTTACATCCCCTCCAAAGCCAGATTACATCGTGAAAGGTGATCTGTCGTCGAAAACGTCGATGGAAAACTCAAGCTTGAAACACACTAATGGCATTATCCCGTCGAGTTTGGCGGAGCTGAGGAGTAGACTGACGCCAGACTGTACGACTTTAAGTGGTTTGGCTAATATACAAATCAGTAAAGTAACGAATGGTCAACCTATACCGGAGAACGGAATCAACCTAAAGGGGACTAGCGTGACGTTGACGAAAGTGAGGACGGAACCGTGCATGGAGGATGTGCAGTGCGCAAAAACGGCGGTTCGTGAAGCGATAAACGCCTCGATAGCGGCATCGTCTAGCGGCAAgagcaagaaaaagaagaagcgcGGTACCGGCACAAGACAATGCGGAGATGACTGGAACCTCGTTG AGAGCGTATTCACGCCCAAAGATATAGACCTCGAGGACGGGGAAATGGACGACGCGGAGCGTGAACTAGAGGCGTTCAAGAGGTTTTGC
- the LOC117157136 gene encoding uncharacterized protein LOC117157136 isoform X1 — MSGSDGEGGQCNGTIESNVVAMDDVLVKKHTDDTLCDGCVTVEDDFTRQGSKRTINYTEDAVSSPVVADSIPVADSIPVADSVPVASVTLDESVVDEFIKGARVSHSMELNAMQTRPESLVESPSTAVNIDNPFRGKEMCSCDVCKAKRELLREELHKAMKFQNLWAELRQHIRGSFNVALEASCFLGGLEFQQTPFSADDTHKIVLQLCKRNPHQLFMRLVSLAQEFVVEIKVRLLNLLQHLSVNNLPEIFLIGLLDDYDALITTAVKISEFVKLLKDHLGKFNYKFPLPWAAFIKKLYQIYIYDDPFIQNSLSPFIGQLKKVLPLKSSEYQRLFHRYLWFEKEMTVIRDLWAETESWMDKYNAEQACRMTHLRQVREVFTATRKLMEPRMLNKWTDVENELHEANGQLSTITSQEKVGVSEVDSRPLSPTPDLSLDSPIMPPSIEILQILLDDWSKVVKSLRQKLSDVTDAQPTTDIYTNGQEDFFDYACATCHLVQSAMRSVRAHIEGTCLENNIEEEKSCECHMCIGPAISSSINKSDTENILLPLENPFPQLTNGFLEDTANFSATQVKKKIEDLEIKEIKSDGNEIRNENEDVDLRAPDPQLCSCVYQHVKEITERKVVLENPPCLCLLNSKRKIWDTCPCLTKSVPEPVALNDHPKPPSPSIVKANQEPNKPAVKTGSTQSAQTQTRHSTTQTPNTAHNHTTHQGTTHSHTHGSLPDLVKNTGPTHRSHSHSNHSSHACHKQANVEHIKRVSCNDLSSGDGDCSDSGSSQEDSCSTSSSAQRDSSRHCDCCYCEVFGHGVPSVAPVSRNYNEMRERLRQLLTKKKARKCKSTCSPSKSPSESVVSDTSTETKAATNAAPRLNTPISTVPAIQVDQRDQRDLEELLEFIEGNQNGKKDNNKKAEKKARQKQRKLEEKLKRDRQEAEKLKLIELQKKTPEVTITVVDPQKPVPQRLLPQCNLPEVSILPTSPPVTLPTVKQLSNKKKDKQEVCSNSSNTSSSSCSSSSSSTSSINSKTKTAPVNTNVKNKSISKAEKLMISGQVNNKAAIKSDKAEVSNKSNKIQTNNSNSTNVKNNAMDKSLTVDLDDKNLTKKERKKLKKKMKKMEEVKAKEETKKPVQTETQPQIVTIKRVMESNSAEPTVTITLKGQTPAEDKVLFTLVNGQTKEVTGLKLENEQSQNVYGKKKKTKANNNNNNNNNTSNNNNNSLQQGNKQQQTNNSKQQTQNKICDSKNNMKQQSNNEKSKGKQVDEKKIQQQNITEIKTKSKKDKKNIENKENVLQQNVVNKNKNQSQNVSGKKQNKVNTPPQTPVSQKPSQNFNINIDNKKAKIQSQERNGQLSSNKSSKNTSASITIKQMKGDNQKIQSKLINQTTIKQRQELHSASTERINSPLSSQFKDIGANSKINIENLKLPPGITITKVDAPAKPLPIRSAPLPKPVNPPKQTTIIAAPMSGVQSSYASSQAGGNVIVVDTGKLKQDLLPKPAEKDVAKETQQSQSTTNKKKKKKNKNGLNSSNTSHQPTMQNNDPFVNDHVDEPARILHNPSTNMVTIRNPAFGPMKVPPTQQAAIIKVSENGMVTIRSPALQQAINAGLTSPPKPDYIVKGDLSSKTSMENSSLKHTNGIIPSSLAELRSRLTPDCTTLSGLANIQISKVTNGQPIPENGINLKGTSVTLTKVRTEPCMEDVQCAKTAVREAINASIAASSSGKSKKKKKRGTGTRQCGDDWNLVESVFTPKDIDLEDGEMDDAERELEAFKRFCLQSVPPPRKEKVNLNIKDIVLKKKSSSSSSSSAAAAVIAAN; from the exons ATGAGCGGCAGCGACGGCGAGGGCGGTCAGTGCAACGGGACGATAGAAAGCAACGTAGTAGCGATGGATGACGTTCTTGTTAAGAAACACACTGACGACACTCTCTGCGATGGATGTGTTACCGTCGAAGACGATTTCACGCGACAGGGAAGCAAACGGACTATTAATTACACAGAGGATGCTGTTAGCTCTCCCGTTGTTGCGGACTCGATCCCTGTCGCGGACTCGATCCCAGTCGCGGACTCGGTTCCTGTCGCG AGCGTGACACTTGACGAAAGCGTAGTGGATGAGTTTATCAAGGGCGCGAGGGTTTCCCATAGCATGGAACTGAATGCGATGCAAACGAGGCCTGAGTCGCTTGTCGAAAGTCCAAGTACCGCTGTGAACATAGACAACCCTTTCAGGGGTAAGGAAATGTGTTCATGCGATGTATGCAAAGCAAAAAG AGAACTACTTAGAGAGGAGTTACATAAAGCGATGAAGTTCCAAAATTTATGGGCAGAGTTACGTCAACATATAAGGGGTTCCTTTAATGTTGCCTTAGAAGCTTCTTGTTTCCTTGGAGGTTTAGAGTTTCAACAAACTCCATTTTCAGCGGATGATACGCACAAGATCGTTTTGCA ACTGTGTAAAAGGAATCCTCATCAATTATTTATGAGACTAGTAAGCCTGGCACAGGAGTTTGTTGTAGAAATAAAAGTTCGATTATTAAATCTTTTACAACATCTTAGTGTAAATAATTTACCAGAAATTTTTCTTATag GCCTTTTAGATGATTATGATGCATTAATAACAACAGCTGTGAAAATTTCTGAATTTGTAAAACTTTTAAAAGATCATTTGGGCAAGTTCAATTATAAATTTCCTTTACCATGGGCTgcttttattaagaaattgtaTCAGATTTATATATATGATGATCCATTTATACAAAACAGTTTGTCACCTTTTATTGGCCAG TTAAAGAAAGTTTTGCCCTTAAAAAGCTCGGAATACCAGCGTCTTTTCCATCGGTATTTATGGTTTGAGAAAGAAATGACAGTAATTAGAGATCTATGGGCAGAAACTGAATCGTGGATGGACAAGTACAA TGCAGAACAAGCATGTCGAATGACCCATCTTAGGCAAGTAAGGGAAGTGTTCACAGCAACTAGGAAACTTATGGAACCGCGTATGTTAAATAAATGGACCGACGTTGAAAA TGAATTGCATGAAGCGAATGGCCAACTTTCGACGATTACTTCACAAGAAAAAGTTGGCGTATCAGAGGTGGATAGCAGGCCTTTAAGTCCTACACCGGATTTAAGTTTGGATTCACCCATTATGCCTCCAAGTATCgagatattacaaattttattggaTGACTGGAGCAAGGTTGTAAAGTCTTTACGTCAGAAATTATCTGATGTAACAGACGCACAACCGACCACGGACATTTATACTAATGGGCAGGAAGATTTCTTTGATTATGCTTGCGCAACTTGCCATTTAGTACAGTCTGCAATGAGATCAGTCAG GGCTCATATTGAAGGAACTtgtttagaaaataatatagaagaagaaaaaagctgTGAATGTCATATGTGTATAGGACCTGCGATATCTTCTAGT ATTAATAAAAGTGACACAGAAAATATACTATTACCATTAGAAAATCCTTTTCCACAACTTACAAATGGATTCTTAG AAGATACAGCTAATTTTTCGGCAACGcaagtaaagaaaaaaatagaggacctggagataaaagaaataaagagcGACGGCAATGAaataagaaacgaaaatgaagaTGTTGATTTAAGGGCGCCCGATCCACAACTTTGTTCATGTGTATATCAGCACGTGAAAGAAATAACAGAGAGAAAAGTGGTGCTAGAAAATCCACCTTGTTTGTGTTTACTAAACTCCAAGCGGAAGATATGGGACACTTGTCCATGCCTAACAAAAT ctGTACCTGAACCAGTTGCACTGAATGATCATCCAAAGCCACCGTCGCCTTCTATCGTGAAGGCTAATCAGGAACCAAATAAACCTGCAGTAAAAACTGGTTCTACGCAGTCTGCTCAAACACAGACGAGACATTCTACAACGCAGACACCGAACACCGCTCACAATCATACAACGCATCAGG GTACCACTCATTCACACACACATGGGTCCCTTCCAGACTTGGTAAAAAACACGGGTCCTACCCATAGATCTCATAGTCACAGCAATCATTCGTCGCACGCCTGTCACAAACAAGCTAATGTCGAGCACATTAAAAGAGTCTCATGCAACGACT TAAGTTCCGGAGATGGGGATTGTTCGGATTCCGGGAGTAGTCAGGAAGACTCTTGTTCTACCAGCAGTTCCGCGCAAAGGGATTCCAGTAGACATTGCGACTGTTGTTATTGCGAAGTATTTGGCCATGGAGTT CCTTCGGTAGCACCAGTTAGTAGAAATTATAATGAAATGAGAGAACGGTTACGGCAATTACTAACCAAGAAAAAAGCTAGGAAGTGTAAATCAACGTGTAGCCCTTCAAAAAGTCCCTCAGAATCGGTGGTATCTGATACAAGTACAGAAACGAAGGCAGCGACAAATGCAGCCCCGAGATTGAATACTCCAATTTCGACTGTTCCTGCGATACAAGTGGATCAACGAGATCAAAGAGATCTGGAAGAGTTGCTTGAGTTCATTGAGGGCAATCAGAATGGAaagaaagataataataaaaaagccGAGAAAAAAGCTAGGCAGAAGCAACGTAAG CTGGAAGAAAAGCTTAAAAGAGATAGGCAAGAAGCAGAAAAATTGAAACTGATAGAGCTACAAAAAAAGACACCGGAAGTAACGATCACCGTCGTAGACCCGCAAAAACCTGTTCCACAAAGATTATTACCTCAGTGTAACCTACCCGAAGTATCTATTTTACCTACGTCACCCCCAGTAACATTGCCGACTGTAAAGCaattaagtaataaaaagaaagacaaaCAAGAAGTCTGTAGCAATAGTAGTAACACTAGTAGCAGTAGCTGTagcagcagtagtagtagtaccAGTAGTATAAATAGCAAAACGAAGACTGCACCTGTGAATACCAATGTAAAGAACAAAAGTATTAGTAAAGCGGAGAAATTGATGATCTCTGGTCAGGTGAACAATAAAGCGGCGATCAAAAGCGATAAAGCTGAAGTTAGCAATAAAAGTAACAAAATACAGACAAACAATAGCAATAGCACAAATGTGAAAAATAACGCAATGGACAAATCACTGACTGTCGACTTGGATGATAAAAACTtgacgaagaaagaaaggaaaaaattgaaaaagaaaatgaaaaaaatggaGGAGGTGAAGGCaaaagaggagacaaagaaaccGGTTCAGACGGAGACTCAACCGCAGATCGTAACAATTAAGAGAGTCATGGAGTCTAATAGCGCGGAACCGACAGTCACGATCACGTTGAAAGGTCAAACACCGGCTGAAGATAAAGTTCTATTCACTTTGGTGAATGGTCAGACGAAAGAAGTAACTGGCTTGAAACTGGAGAACGAACAAAGTCAGAACGTCTacgggaagaaaaagaaaaccaaagcaaataataataataacaacaataataatactagtaataataacaataattcgtTGCAACAGGGAAACAAGCAGCAGCAAACGAACAATTCGAAACAGCAAACGCAGAATAAAATTTGTGACAGCAAGAACAATATGAAACAACAGTCGAACAATGAAAAGAGCAAAGGGAAGCAAGTAGACGAGAAAAAGATTCAACAGCAGAATATTACTGAAATAAAAACGAAGTCTAAGaaagataagaaaaatatagaaaacaagGAGAATGTGCTGCAACAGAACGTCGTAAATAAGAATAAGAATCAATCACAGAACGTAAGTGGAAAGAAACAGAATAAAGTTAATACCCCACCTCAAACTCCAGTTTCGCAAAAGCCATCACAGAACTTCAATATCAATATTGACAACAAAAAAGCGAAGATACAGTCACAAGAGAGAAATGGGCAATTGAGTTCCAATAAAAGCAGTAAGAACACATCTGCTAGTATTACTATTAAACAAATGAAAGGCGACAACCAAAAAATTCaaagtaaattaataaatcagACGACGATTAAACAACGACAGGAATTGCATTCGGCATCCACGGAAAGAATTAATTCGCCATTGAGCAGTCAGTTCAAAGATATTGGCGCAAATTCGAAGATTAACATAGAGAATTTAAAACTGCCACCCGGTATTACGATAACTAAAGTTGACGCTCCTGCGAAACCCTTGCCAATCAGATCAGCGCCACTGCCTAAACCAGTAAATCCGCCTAAGCAAACTACGATAATTGCAGCACCGATGAGCGGCGTTCAATCAAGTTACGCGAGTTCTCAGGCGGGTGGTAATGTAATAGTAGTGGACACTGGAAAATTGAAGCAGGATCTATTACCTAAACCGGCAGAAAAAG ATGTTGCTAAAGAAACGCAACAAAGTCAGAGCACTAccaacaagaagaagaaaaagaagaataaaaacgGATTAAATTCTAGCAACACGTCACATCAACCAACAATGCAAAATAATGATCCTTTCGTGAACGATCATGTTGATGAGCCTGCCAGAATACTTCACAACCCAAGTACCAATATGGTAACCATAAGGAACCCGGCGTTTGGTCCGATGAAGGTGCCACCTACCCAACAGGCGGCAATCATAAAAGTATCAGAGAATGGTATGGTCACCATTAGGAGTCCTGCGTTGCAACAGGCGATCAACGCAGGCCTTACATCCCCTCCAAAGCCAGATTACATCGTGAAAGGTGATCTGTCGTCGAAAACGTCGATGGAAAACTCAAGCTTGAAACACACTAATGGCATTATCCCGTCGAGTTTGGCGGAGCTGAGGAGTAGACTGACGCCAGACTGTACGACTTTAAGTGGTTTGGCTAATATACAAATCAGTAAAGTAACGAATGGTCAACCTATACCGGAGAACGGAATCAACCTAAAGGGGACTAGCGTGACGTTGACGAAAGTGAGGACGGAACCGTGCATGGAGGATGTGCAGTGCGCAAAAACGGCGGTTCGTGAAGCGATAAACGCCTCGATAGCGGCATCGTCTAGCGGCAAgagcaagaaaaagaagaagcgcGGTACCGGCACAAGACAATGCGGAGATGACTGGAACCTCGTTG AGAGCGTATTCACGCCCAAAGATATAGACCTCGAGGACGGGGAAATGGACGACGCGGAGCGTGAACTAGAGGCGTTCAAGAGGTTTTGC